A window from Anser cygnoides isolate HZ-2024a breed goose chromosome 1, Taihu_goose_T2T_genome, whole genome shotgun sequence encodes these proteins:
- the KCNJ15 gene encoding ATP-sensitive inward rectifier potassium channel 15 isoform X2, with the protein MERTEAVRMEATQINMSRIPLVNGGIDTALKAHKPRVMSKSGHSNVRIDKVDGIYLLYLQDLWTTVIDMKWRYKLTLFAATFVMTWFLFGVIYYAIAFLHGDLEINKFTPKREPCVKNVDSLTGAFLFSLESQTTIGYGFRFITEECPHAIFLLVAQLVITTLIEIFITGTFLAKIARPKKRAETIKFSHCAVITKHNGELCLVIRVANMRKSLLIQCQLSGKLLQTYETKEGERILLNQASVKFNVDSSSESPFLILPLTFYHILDESSPLRDLTPQNLKEKDFELVVLLNATVESTSAVCQSRTSYIPEEIHWGYEFVPVVSLSPNGKYVADFSQFEKIRRSTDSSFYSMDSEKQKLEEKYRQEDQRERELRTMLLQQSNV; encoded by the coding sequence GACTGAAGCCGTGAGAATGGAAGCCACACAGATTAATATGTCCCGCATCCCACTGGTTAATGGAGGCATCGACACTGCACTCAAAGCACACAAACCCCGTGTGATGTCCAAAAGCGGTCACAGCAACGTGCGGATAGACAAAGTTGATGGCATTTATCTACTCTACCTTCAAGATTTGTGGACTACAGTTATAGACATGAAGTGGAGGTACAAACTCACCTTATTTGCTGCTACTTTTGTTATGACCTGGTTCCTTTTTGGAGTTATCTACTATGCCATTGCATTCCTTCATGGCGATTTAGAAATAAACAAGTTCACCCCAAAGAGGGAGCCATGCGTCAAGAATGTAGACTCTCTTACGGGGGCATTCCTcttctctctggagtcacagacGACCATTGGCTATGGATTTCGTTTCATTACAGAGGAGTGTCCGCATGCCATTTTCTTGCTTGTGGCCCAACTGGTCATCACCACCTTGATTGAAATCTTCATCACAGGTACCTTTCTGGCCAAAATTGCAAGACCTAAAAAAAGGGCAGAGACTATTAAGTTCAGCCACTGTGCTGTCATTACTAAACACAACGGAGAACTTTGCCTGGTGATCAGAGTAGCAAATATGAGGAAGAGCCTTCTGATACAGTGTCAGCTGTCTGGGAAGCTTCTTCAGACATACGAAACCAAAGAAGGGGAGAGAATCCTGCTGAATCAAGCCAGTGTCAAGTTCAATGTTGACTCCTCTTCAGAAAGTCCATTTCTCATTCTGCCTTTAACGTTCTACCATATTTTGGATGAAAGCAGTCCTTTAAGAGATCTCACACCTCAAAATCTCAAGGAGAAGGACTTTGAGCTTGTGGTGCTCCTGAACGCCACAGTGGAGTCCACCAGTGCCGTCTGTCAAAGCAGGACTTCCTACATCCCTGAGGAGATCCACTGGGGTTACGAATTCGTGCCTGTGGTTTCCCTCTCTCCAAATGGAAAGTATGTTGCAGATTTCAGTCAGTTTGAGAAGATTAGGAGAAGCACAGATTCTTCTTTTTATAGTATGgactctgaaaaacaaaaattagagGAGAAATACAGGCAGGAGGATCAAAGAGAGAGGGAACTGAGAACAATGTTGTTACAGCAGAGTAATGTTTGA
- the KCNJ15 gene encoding ATP-sensitive inward rectifier potassium channel 15 isoform X3, producing the protein MDWTEAVRMEATQINMSRIPLVNGGIDTALKAHKPRVMSKSGHSNVRIDKVDGIYLLYLQDLWTTVIDMKWRYKLTLFAATFVMTWFLFGVIYYAIAFLHGDLEINKFTPKREPCVKNVDSLTGAFLFSLESQTTIGYGFRFITEECPHAIFLLVAQLVITTLIEIFITGTFLAKIARPKKRAETIKFSHCAVITKHNGELCLVIRVANMRKSLLIQCQLSGKLLQTYETKEGERILLNQASVKFNVDSSSESPFLILPLTFYHILDESSPLRDLTPQNLKEKDFELVVLLNATVESTSAVCQSRTSYIPEEIHWGYEFVPVVSLSPNGKYVADFSQFEKIRRSTDSSFYSMDSEKQKLEEKYRQEDQRERELRTMLLQQSNV; encoded by the coding sequence GACTGAAGCCGTGAGAATGGAAGCCACACAGATTAATATGTCCCGCATCCCACTGGTTAATGGAGGCATCGACACTGCACTCAAAGCACACAAACCCCGTGTGATGTCCAAAAGCGGTCACAGCAACGTGCGGATAGACAAAGTTGATGGCATTTATCTACTCTACCTTCAAGATTTGTGGACTACAGTTATAGACATGAAGTGGAGGTACAAACTCACCTTATTTGCTGCTACTTTTGTTATGACCTGGTTCCTTTTTGGAGTTATCTACTATGCCATTGCATTCCTTCATGGCGATTTAGAAATAAACAAGTTCACCCCAAAGAGGGAGCCATGCGTCAAGAATGTAGACTCTCTTACGGGGGCATTCCTcttctctctggagtcacagacGACCATTGGCTATGGATTTCGTTTCATTACAGAGGAGTGTCCGCATGCCATTTTCTTGCTTGTGGCCCAACTGGTCATCACCACCTTGATTGAAATCTTCATCACAGGTACCTTTCTGGCCAAAATTGCAAGACCTAAAAAAAGGGCAGAGACTATTAAGTTCAGCCACTGTGCTGTCATTACTAAACACAACGGAGAACTTTGCCTGGTGATCAGAGTAGCAAATATGAGGAAGAGCCTTCTGATACAGTGTCAGCTGTCTGGGAAGCTTCTTCAGACATACGAAACCAAAGAAGGGGAGAGAATCCTGCTGAATCAAGCCAGTGTCAAGTTCAATGTTGACTCCTCTTCAGAAAGTCCATTTCTCATTCTGCCTTTAACGTTCTACCATATTTTGGATGAAAGCAGTCCTTTAAGAGATCTCACACCTCAAAATCTCAAGGAGAAGGACTTTGAGCTTGTGGTGCTCCTGAACGCCACAGTGGAGTCCACCAGTGCCGTCTGTCAAAGCAGGACTTCCTACATCCCTGAGGAGATCCACTGGGGTTACGAATTCGTGCCTGTGGTTTCCCTCTCTCCAAATGGAAAGTATGTTGCAGATTTCAGTCAGTTTGAGAAGATTAGGAGAAGCACAGATTCTTCTTTTTATAGTATGgactctgaaaaacaaaaattagagGAGAAATACAGGCAGGAGGATCAAAGAGAGAGGGAACTGAGAACAATGTTGTTACAGCAGAGTAATGTTTGA
- the KCNJ15 gene encoding ATP-sensitive inward rectifier potassium channel 15 isoform X4: MEATQINMSRIPLVNGGIDTALKAHKPRVMSKSGHSNVRIDKVDGIYLLYLQDLWTTVIDMKWRYKLTLFAATFVMTWFLFGVIYYAIAFLHGDLEINKFTPKREPCVKNVDSLTGAFLFSLESQTTIGYGFRFITEECPHAIFLLVAQLVITTLIEIFITGTFLAKIARPKKRAETIKFSHCAVITKHNGELCLVIRVANMRKSLLIQCQLSGKLLQTYETKEGERILLNQASVKFNVDSSSESPFLILPLTFYHILDESSPLRDLTPQNLKEKDFELVVLLNATVESTSAVCQSRTSYIPEEIHWGYEFVPVVSLSPNGKYVADFSQFEKIRRSTDSSFYSMDSEKQKLEEKYRQEDQRERELRTMLLQQSNV, translated from the coding sequence ATGGAAGCCACACAGATTAATATGTCCCGCATCCCACTGGTTAATGGAGGCATCGACACTGCACTCAAAGCACACAAACCCCGTGTGATGTCCAAAAGCGGTCACAGCAACGTGCGGATAGACAAAGTTGATGGCATTTATCTACTCTACCTTCAAGATTTGTGGACTACAGTTATAGACATGAAGTGGAGGTACAAACTCACCTTATTTGCTGCTACTTTTGTTATGACCTGGTTCCTTTTTGGAGTTATCTACTATGCCATTGCATTCCTTCATGGCGATTTAGAAATAAACAAGTTCACCCCAAAGAGGGAGCCATGCGTCAAGAATGTAGACTCTCTTACGGGGGCATTCCTcttctctctggagtcacagacGACCATTGGCTATGGATTTCGTTTCATTACAGAGGAGTGTCCGCATGCCATTTTCTTGCTTGTGGCCCAACTGGTCATCACCACCTTGATTGAAATCTTCATCACAGGTACCTTTCTGGCCAAAATTGCAAGACCTAAAAAAAGGGCAGAGACTATTAAGTTCAGCCACTGTGCTGTCATTACTAAACACAACGGAGAACTTTGCCTGGTGATCAGAGTAGCAAATATGAGGAAGAGCCTTCTGATACAGTGTCAGCTGTCTGGGAAGCTTCTTCAGACATACGAAACCAAAGAAGGGGAGAGAATCCTGCTGAATCAAGCCAGTGTCAAGTTCAATGTTGACTCCTCTTCAGAAAGTCCATTTCTCATTCTGCCTTTAACGTTCTACCATATTTTGGATGAAAGCAGTCCTTTAAGAGATCTCACACCTCAAAATCTCAAGGAGAAGGACTTTGAGCTTGTGGTGCTCCTGAACGCCACAGTGGAGTCCACCAGTGCCGTCTGTCAAAGCAGGACTTCCTACATCCCTGAGGAGATCCACTGGGGTTACGAATTCGTGCCTGTGGTTTCCCTCTCTCCAAATGGAAAGTATGTTGCAGATTTCAGTCAGTTTGAGAAGATTAGGAGAAGCACAGATTCTTCTTTTTATAGTATGgactctgaaaaacaaaaattagagGAGAAATACAGGCAGGAGGATCAAAGAGAGAGGGAACTGAGAACAATGTTGTTACAGCAGAGTAATGTTTGA
- the KCNJ15 gene encoding ATP-sensitive inward rectifier potassium channel 15 isoform X1 translates to MSLFRALKKTFAVVKKSLFSRETTEAVRMEATQINMSRIPLVNGGIDTALKAHKPRVMSKSGHSNVRIDKVDGIYLLYLQDLWTTVIDMKWRYKLTLFAATFVMTWFLFGVIYYAIAFLHGDLEINKFTPKREPCVKNVDSLTGAFLFSLESQTTIGYGFRFITEECPHAIFLLVAQLVITTLIEIFITGTFLAKIARPKKRAETIKFSHCAVITKHNGELCLVIRVANMRKSLLIQCQLSGKLLQTYETKEGERILLNQASVKFNVDSSSESPFLILPLTFYHILDESSPLRDLTPQNLKEKDFELVVLLNATVESTSAVCQSRTSYIPEEIHWGYEFVPVVSLSPNGKYVADFSQFEKIRRSTDSSFYSMDSEKQKLEEKYRQEDQRERELRTMLLQQSNV, encoded by the exons ATGTCTCTCTTCAGGGCACTAAAGAAAACCTTTGCAGTAGTCAAAAAGAGCCTCTTCTCTAGAGAAac GACTGAAGCCGTGAGAATGGAAGCCACACAGATTAATATGTCCCGCATCCCACTGGTTAATGGAGGCATCGACACTGCACTCAAAGCACACAAACCCCGTGTGATGTCCAAAAGCGGTCACAGCAACGTGCGGATAGACAAAGTTGATGGCATTTATCTACTCTACCTTCAAGATTTGTGGACTACAGTTATAGACATGAAGTGGAGGTACAAACTCACCTTATTTGCTGCTACTTTTGTTATGACCTGGTTCCTTTTTGGAGTTATCTACTATGCCATTGCATTCCTTCATGGCGATTTAGAAATAAACAAGTTCACCCCAAAGAGGGAGCCATGCGTCAAGAATGTAGACTCTCTTACGGGGGCATTCCTcttctctctggagtcacagacGACCATTGGCTATGGATTTCGTTTCATTACAGAGGAGTGTCCGCATGCCATTTTCTTGCTTGTGGCCCAACTGGTCATCACCACCTTGATTGAAATCTTCATCACAGGTACCTTTCTGGCCAAAATTGCAAGACCTAAAAAAAGGGCAGAGACTATTAAGTTCAGCCACTGTGCTGTCATTACTAAACACAACGGAGAACTTTGCCTGGTGATCAGAGTAGCAAATATGAGGAAGAGCCTTCTGATACAGTGTCAGCTGTCTGGGAAGCTTCTTCAGACATACGAAACCAAAGAAGGGGAGAGAATCCTGCTGAATCAAGCCAGTGTCAAGTTCAATGTTGACTCCTCTTCAGAAAGTCCATTTCTCATTCTGCCTTTAACGTTCTACCATATTTTGGATGAAAGCAGTCCTTTAAGAGATCTCACACCTCAAAATCTCAAGGAGAAGGACTTTGAGCTTGTGGTGCTCCTGAACGCCACAGTGGAGTCCACCAGTGCCGTCTGTCAAAGCAGGACTTCCTACATCCCTGAGGAGATCCACTGGGGTTACGAATTCGTGCCTGTGGTTTCCCTCTCTCCAAATGGAAAGTATGTTGCAGATTTCAGTCAGTTTGAGAAGATTAGGAGAAGCACAGATTCTTCTTTTTATAGTATGgactctgaaaaacaaaaattagagGAGAAATACAGGCAGGAGGATCAAAGAGAGAGGGAACTGAGAACAATGTTGTTACAGCAGAGTAATGTTTGA